A single window of Solanum dulcamara chromosome 5, daSolDulc1.2, whole genome shotgun sequence DNA harbors:
- the LOC129889456 gene encoding aspartyl protease AED1-like, translating to MAWMSKHILTICFFLVMCYLTVKVVPIHGETTPHSQSQVEPKPNRQSSGPINGSHKLERVGSIADNGYDPDYGWFSVKISLGTPQQNYSLIIDTGSRSTWVRCLFCTQGCTSDDPPYDPSKSSCQNTFKNPFTASYGDNSYAIGFWVCDTLIIDGLDSIKNFEFGCAQRISDGNGENFVNAAGFLGLGKGDSSLVSQGGASMKAFSYFVPENDGGGDLQFGDKATEKSNTCTNQITSMLSGGDQEKYYIDLVGISVDGNELSVPSTEFTSGGTIIDSGTVITRLPQVVYSALRDAFRQYMFSYTLLDRVDELMDTCYSLEGIESIALPEIKFHFGQENTIDVTLTKEGTIWRKDDTVSCLAFAATHSYGIIGIVQQRGFNVLYDLEGQTIGFGTNCA from the exons ATGGCTTGGATGTCTAAACATATTCTTACAATATGCTTCTTTTTGGTCATGTGTTACCTAACAGTAAAAGTAGTGCCTATTCATGGAGAAACAACACCTCACTCTCAGTCTCAGGTGGAACCAAAACCCAACCGCCAGAGCTCAG GTCCAATAAATGGATCGCATAAGTTGGAAAGAGTTGGTTCAATTGCTGATAATGGATATGATCCTGATTATGGGTGGTTTTCTGTAAAGATAAGTCTTGGCACACCACAACAAAATTATAGTTTAATCATTGACACTGGTAGCCGTTCGACTTGGGTACGTTGTCTATTTTGTACCCAAGGTTGCACATCAGACGATCCTCCGTATGATCCTTCTAAATCATCCTGCCAAAATACATTCAAAAATCCCTTTACCGCCTCTTATGGTGATAATTCGTATGCAATAGGCTTTTGGGTATGTGATACTCTCATTATAGATGGTCTTGATTCAATAAAGAACTTCGAATTTGGTTGTGCCCAACGAATCTCCGATGGCAATGGCGAAAATTTTGTTAATGCAGCTGGATTTCTTGGACTTGGCAAAGGAGACTCCTCTTTGGTATCTCAAGGTGGTGCATCAATGAAAGCGTTTAGCTATTTTGTCCCAGAAAATGATGGTGGTGGAGATCTACAATTTGGGGATAAAGCCACAGAAAAATCTAACACTTGTACAAATCAAATTACATCAATGCTAAGTGGAGGCGATCAAGAAAAATACTATATTGATTTAGTTGGAATAAGTGTAGATGGAAACGAACTTAGTGTTCCATCGACAGAATTCACATCTGGAGGGACAATTATAGACAGTGGAACGGTCATTACTCGATTGCCACAAGTGGTATACTCTGCACTTCGTGATGCTTTTAGACAGTACATGTTCAGTTATACATTATTAGATAGAGTCGATGAGCTCATGGACACTTGCTACAGCTTAGAGGGAATCGAATCAATCGCGTTACCAGAGATTAAATTCCATTTTGGGCAAGAGAATACTATTGATGTGACTTTGACAAAGGAGGGAACTATATGGAGGAAAGATGATACAGTAAGTTGCTTGGCTTTTGCTGCAACACATAGCTATGGCATTATTGGTATCGTTCAACAGCGTGGATTCAATGTGCTTTATGATTTGGAAGGGCAAACAATTGGATTTGGCACAAACTGTGCGTGA